In one window of Methanolobus mangrovi DNA:
- a CDS encoding DUF1614 domain-containing protein, translating to MRHRIFYNPFTLIFTLILTFILVFSISILFFGFVSTAFAKIGFSWNDALILLLASLIGSSINIPLKTIESETPIENQKYVKVFGVSYRIPFKQTYKTKTTIAINVGGALIPIIVSLYLLSLFPDAAIYASYAILIVTLITKSVARPVKGVGIVSPALLPPIAAALSSIIIVYTTQVQHELIFAIAYTSGTLGTLIGADLLNMRAITKLGAPVVSIGGAGTFDGVFLAGVIAVLLV from the coding sequence ATGAGGCATCGGATATTCTATAATCCTTTTACTTTGATTTTTACGCTTATACTCACTTTTATCCTTGTATTCAGCATCTCTATTCTTTTCTTCGGTTTTGTGAGCACTGCATTTGCAAAGATAGGTTTCTCATGGAACGATGCACTTATCCTGCTTCTTGCATCCCTTATCGGAAGCAGTATCAACATACCCCTGAAAACTATCGAGTCCGAGACACCCATCGAGAATCAGAAATACGTTAAGGTCTTCGGAGTTTCATACAGGATACCTTTCAAGCAGACATACAAAACAAAGACCACCATAGCCATAAACGTAGGTGGAGCACTCATCCCCATAATAGTCTCCCTCTACCTGCTAAGCCTCTTCCCTGATGCGGCGATCTATGCCAGCTACGCTATCCTCATAGTCACCCTGATTACAAAAAGCGTAGCAAGACCGGTAAAAGGCGTGGGCATCGTCTCTCCTGCACTACTCCCACCGATAGCCGCAGCCCTGAGTTCCATTATAATTGTCTACACAACCCAGGTCCAGCACGAACTCATCTTCGCCATAGCCTACACCAGCGGCACCCTCGGCACCCTGATCGGTGCTGACCTGCTGAACATGAGAGCCATCACAAAACTGGGCGCTCCTGTTGTGAGTATCGGCGGTGCAGGAACTTTTGACGGGGTGTTTCTGGCGGGAGTTATTGCGGTGTTGTTGGTTTGA
- a CDS encoding monomethylamine:corrinoid methyltransferase — translation MQNIYKYLKYAIDGEKRTEREHDIKVFKKSEELALKYEIEYDPSVYVPEDLEVADSVFEAGIELLHSVGIFCRSTQRIINIDEEDILKALNTTNPLEIGRLKEKVVVPNRYPMVSYPPIIIGGPMGGSVSEENFLYINLSSVQENVVQGIYSGAMKQFGGEYIQPKSPLEMLAVLKASRNERLATKIAGREGLALMGPSTSTLTTSSLLVSSDELYSSADPQEVYMDDLKVDYETLSKCIYHQEHGNHYISGQVPVYGGPCIGSPEGLAIIDVAETLQSKVLAHSSIHASGAVHADTGSSSAKEILWASNMASLAISRNMNYYTARYYWNAAGICTDMMFYETAAQAIGDTVCGRNILLGPTGRLGSTPDHSSGLESRFMGEMAQMATHLTLSEANKLVAKIYAKYVERLKTPPEGKPFNKCYNIRSEYDMEPTEEYLALYRKISYEIMGDIPGEPV, via the coding sequence ATGCAAAACATCTACAAGTACCTGAAATATGCTATCGATGGGGAAAAACGGACTGAAAGAGAGCATGACATTAAAGTTTTCAAAAAATCAGAGGAACTGGCCCTTAAATACGAAATAGAGTATGACCCTTCTGTTTATGTACCAGAAGATCTTGAAGTCGCAGATTCTGTTTTTGAAGCAGGCATTGAGCTTCTTCATTCCGTAGGGATATTCTGCAGGAGCACCCAGCGAATCATCAATATCGATGAAGAAGATATTTTAAAGGCCCTGAACACCACAAATCCCCTTGAGATCGGAAGGCTCAAGGAGAAAGTAGTTGTGCCAAACCGCTACCCTATGGTATCATATCCACCTATAATCATTGGTGGGCCTATGGGGGGAAGTGTATCAGAGGAGAATTTCCTTTACATTAATTTAAGTTCTGTACAGGAAAATGTTGTACAGGGAATCTACAGCGGAGCTATGAAACAATTCGGTGGGGAGTATATACAACCCAAGAGTCCGCTGGAGATGCTTGCAGTACTTAAAGCATCCAGAAATGAGAGACTGGCTACAAAGATAGCCGGAAGAGAAGGGCTTGCACTTATGGGTCCAAGTACTTCAACTCTTACTACATCATCTTTACTTGTATCCTCAGATGAGCTTTATTCAAGTGCTGACCCCCAGGAAGTCTATATGGATGACCTGAAAGTAGATTATGAAACCCTGTCAAAATGCATCTACCACCAGGAACACGGCAACCACTATATTTCAGGCCAGGTACCTGTTTACGGAGGACCATGCATCGGATCTCCTGAGGGACTTGCAATCATAGATGTGGCAGAGACTTTACAATCCAAAGTATTGGCACACTCAAGCATACACGCATCCGGTGCGGTGCATGCTGACACAGGTTCATCTTCTGCTAAAGAGATACTATGGGCATCCAACATGGCATCACTTGCTATTTCCAGAAATATGAACTATTATACTGCAAGATACTACTGGAATGCTGCAGGTATCTGCACCGATATGATGTTCTATGAAACCGCTGCACAGGCAATAGGGGATACCGTATGCGGAAGAAATATACTGTTAGGACCAACCGGTCGCCTGGGAAGTACACCTGATCATTCTTCCGGACTGGAATCCCGGTTCATGGGTGAGATGGCACAGATGGCAACCCACCTGACGCTCTCAGAAGCCAACAAACTGGTAGCTAAAATATACGCTAAATATGTCGAGCGCCTCAAAACCCCGCCTGAAGGCAAGCCTTTCAACAAATGCTACAACATCCGCTCTGAATACGACATGGAACCCACCGAGGAATACCTGGCACTGTACAGGAAGATATCGTATGAGATCATGGGCGATATTCCGGGGGAGCCTGTTTGA
- the mtbA gene encoding methylcobamide:CoM methyltransferase MtbA — translation MAEYTPKERLARALTGQPVDRMPAVSVTQTGTVDQMEACGAFWPEANNDAEKMATLAEAGHTVVGFEAVRVPFDITAEAEFFGCEIKDGTKEQQPSVVGHVVKTVEDIEALRGYNLDHGRIGVVCEAIKILADKYGEELPIMGSMIGPFSLAQHINGDEWFMAIFTNEAFALELMEFTTDFNVAYAKKMVENGADTMVIIDPTASAQLIGAEFYEKFVVPFHKKICDAMHELNVPVVLHICGDTTQGLALMESSGVDGISVDQNVDAATAVSKVEKAIIVGNLDPVNMLWNQTPEAIREQSQKVLDAGVGLLGPGCGIVSKTPTENLQAMVEMAKSHKY, via the coding sequence ATGGCAGAATATACCCCTAAAGAAAGATTAGCACGTGCATTGACAGGTCAGCCTGTTGACAGAATGCCTGCTGTCTCAGTCACCCAGACCGGAACTGTGGACCAGATGGAAGCCTGTGGTGCCTTCTGGCCAGAAGCTAACAACGATGCGGAAAAGATGGCAACACTTGCAGAAGCAGGCCACACCGTAGTAGGATTTGAAGCTGTACGCGTACCTTTTGACATCACTGCAGAAGCTGAGTTCTTCGGTTGTGAGATAAAGGATGGTACAAAAGAACAGCAGCCATCAGTTGTCGGTCATGTTGTAAAGACAGTTGAGGACATCGAAGCTCTCAGAGGCTACAACCTCGACCACGGTAGAATTGGTGTTGTATGTGAGGCGATCAAGATCCTCGCAGACAAGTATGGCGAAGAACTTCCTATCATGGGCAGCATGATCGGTCCTTTCTCCCTTGCACAGCACATCAACGGTGATGAATGGTTCATGGCTATTTTCACAAACGAAGCATTTGCCCTTGAACTGATGGAGTTCACAACCGATTTCAACGTTGCATATGCAAAGAAAATGGTTGAGAACGGTGCTGACACTATGGTCATCATTGACCCGACAGCAAGTGCACAGCTTATCGGTGCTGAGTTCTACGAGAAATTCGTAGTACCTTTCCACAAGAAGATATGTGATGCAATGCATGAGCTCAACGTACCAGTAGTATTACACATCTGTGGTGACACAACCCAGGGTCTTGCACTCATGGAATCATCCGGTGTGGATGGTATCAGCGTTGACCAGAATGTCGATGCAGCAACCGCCGTAAGTAAGGTTGAAAAGGCAATCATCGTTGGAAATCTCGACCCTGTGAACATGCTCTGGAACCAGACACCTGAAGCTATCAGGGAGCAGTCCCAGAAAGTCCTGGATGCTGGTGTAGGACTGCTGGGTCCTGGATGTGGTATTGTGAGCAAGACCCCTACAGAGAATCTCCAGGCAATGGTAGAGATGGCCAAGAGCCACAAATACTGA
- the twy1 gene encoding 4-demethylwyosine synthase TYW1: MSRRKEKDIEITDFKSLLKKQGYSLAGKHSAVKTCLWLRRSIKDEGECYKSVFYGIHSHRCLQMTPTLMCNQKCLHCWRPTEVDVPMPVEWNSPVEIVGSSIESQRKLISGFGDSAPLERWNEGKNPRHVAISLSGEPTLFPHLPELIDEFKTQGFTTFVVSNGTVPDMMSKINPAQLYMSLDAPDRETYEKVCVPKSSSLWDNILKSLEVLKTKETRTVIRITLIKGVNMFNSEGFAELIRIAEPDYIEVKAYMHLGFSRKRLPREAMPSHEEVMEFSEELAEHLGYKVAGDVEVSRVVLLSKDGLVSHLM, encoded by the coding sequence ATGTCCCGCAGAAAAGAGAAAGATATTGAGATCACAGATTTTAAAAGTCTGCTGAAGAAACAGGGTTATAGTCTTGCAGGCAAGCACAGCGCTGTCAAGACATGCCTGTGGCTTCGCAGGTCCATCAAGGATGAAGGAGAGTGTTACAAGTCCGTCTTCTACGGGATCCATTCACATCGTTGTCTTCAGATGACACCTACACTTATGTGTAATCAGAAGTGTCTCCACTGCTGGAGGCCCACGGAAGTAGATGTACCTATGCCCGTTGAATGGAACTCTCCAGTGGAAATAGTGGGGTCTTCAATAGAGTCCCAGAGAAAACTCATATCAGGTTTTGGAGACTCAGCTCCGCTTGAACGCTGGAATGAAGGCAAAAATCCCCGGCATGTTGCCATATCCCTCTCAGGAGAGCCTACTCTTTTCCCGCATCTTCCTGAACTCATAGACGAGTTCAAAACACAGGGGTTCACCACTTTTGTTGTTAGTAATGGTACTGTTCCCGATATGATGTCAAAGATAAACCCTGCCCAGTTATACATGAGCCTTGATGCTCCGGACAGGGAAACATACGAGAAAGTCTGTGTTCCAAAGTCATCTTCATTATGGGACAATATTCTCAAGTCCCTTGAAGTACTCAAAACCAAGGAAACCAGAACAGTCATTCGCATAACTCTTATCAAAGGGGTCAATATGTTCAACTCCGAAGGGTTTGCAGAACTTATCAGGATAGCAGAACCTGATTATATAGAGGTCAAAGCCTACATGCATCTTGGTTTTTCCAGAAAGAGATTACCTCGTGAAGCAATGCCTTCTCATGAAGAAGTAATGGAATTCTCAGAAGAACTGGCAGAACATCTTGGTTACAAAGTTGCAGGGGACGTTGAGGTCAGCAGGGTCGTACTACTCTCAAAAGACGGGCTTGTTTCCCATCTCATGTAG
- the prf1 gene encoding peptide chain release factor aRF-1: MSEQSAHSKYEFKKKLEELRVKKGRGTELISLYIPPTKQISDVTSQLKGEHGQAANIKSKVTRDNVQGALESLLSRLRYVEVPENGIVFFTGAVDIGANKTSMETTIVEPPQPIVTYRYHCDSSFFLEPLEEMLRDAKTYGLLVLDRREAAIGLLVGKHIEHFRTLTSTVPGKQRKGGQSAHRFQQLRLIAIHEFYKRIGDAASEVFMAVDQKDFQGVLIGGPSPTKEEFEAGDFLHHELLKKKLGLFDVAYTDESGLPELVNAASERLSDIDLMVEKKLMQRFFAELVSDSGKAAYGELQVRNNLDIGAVEILMISEGLRAERLTLSCPNGDYEGKITRNFKPGEQDSSGGQCPVCNSNLEVTERVDIVDELSELADLMATEVEFISTDFDEGSQLLNAFGGIVAILRFNTGV, encoded by the coding sequence ATGTCAGAACAATCCGCTCATTCAAAATATGAATTCAAAAAGAAATTAGAGGAATTGCGTGTCAAAAAAGGACGTGGTACCGAACTGATTTCTTTGTATATCCCCCCCACAAAGCAAATATCCGATGTTACTTCCCAGCTCAAAGGCGAACACGGTCAGGCGGCTAACATCAAATCCAAGGTAACACGTGATAATGTGCAGGGTGCACTAGAATCCCTGCTTTCAAGATTAAGATATGTAGAAGTTCCTGAGAATGGTATCGTTTTTTTCACAGGTGCTGTGGACATAGGTGCTAACAAGACCAGCATGGAAACAACAATAGTTGAGCCACCCCAGCCTATTGTCACATACAGGTATCACTGTGACTCCTCATTTTTCCTTGAACCACTTGAGGAGATGCTAAGAGATGCTAAAACATACGGCCTCCTGGTCCTTGACAGGAGAGAGGCAGCAATAGGTCTACTTGTAGGAAAGCATATTGAACATTTCAGGACTCTTACCTCAACTGTTCCCGGAAAACAGAGAAAAGGAGGTCAGAGTGCTCACAGGTTCCAGCAACTTAGGCTCATTGCTATTCATGAGTTCTACAAACGTATCGGTGATGCTGCAAGTGAAGTTTTCATGGCTGTAGATCAGAAAGACTTCCAGGGTGTTCTTATCGGTGGTCCATCTCCTACAAAGGAAGAATTTGAAGCAGGAGATTTCCTTCATCACGAGTTATTGAAAAAAAAGCTCGGGCTTTTCGATGTTGCATACACTGATGAATCAGGACTTCCGGAACTCGTAAATGCTGCCAGTGAAAGACTTTCAGACATAGACCTCATGGTGGAGAAAAAGCTAATGCAGCGGTTCTTTGCAGAGCTTGTTTCAGATTCAGGAAAGGCAGCCTATGGTGAGCTCCAGGTCCGCAACAATCTGGATATCGGTGCAGTGGAAATACTGATGATATCTGAAGGTTTGAGAGCAGAAAGACTTACTTTGAGCTGTCCAAATGGAGATTATGAGGGTAAAATCACTCGTAATTTCAAACCCGGGGAACAGGATAGCTCTGGTGGCCAATGTCCTGTTTGTAACAGTAATCTTGAGGTCACTGAAAGGGTCGATATCGTTGATGAACTCTCAGAATTGGCAGATCTAATGGCAACAGAGGTTGAATTCATATCCACAGACTTTGATGAGGGTTCACAGCTTCTGAATGCATTTGGCGGTATAGTAGCAATATTGCGATTCAATACCGGCGTCTGA
- the argS gene encoding arginine--tRNA ligase, protein MFLEFKKQVTTALENALESLGLEADDLGLEPSQHADIASKVAFRLAAKAKSNPKELAEKIVAAIELPEGSLIGDIKTTGPYINITAGRNYVDNTVNSILEEKEAFGGNFCQGKILLEHTSANPNGPLHVGHIRNSIIGDTLVRILKKAGYEVETQYYVNDMGRQIAIVSWALSLFEFDTSRKSDHSIADVYIKANALLNEDPEKVAEIDKRMQLVESGDEETIKSFDEAVGLAVSGIKETLLRMNVSHDSFPHESGFIRSGAVSRIVEEIKATGRTEDDNGALVVDLSDYGFEKTLVIQRTDGTSLYTTRDLAYHEWKGERADRMIDVLGADHKLISGQLKATLNAIGKPEPEIVIFEFVSLPEGSMSTRRGKFISADDLLDQIEQQAYVEVEKRRPEMTDEFKKEVSRMVGIGAVRYDIVKVSPEKSTVFNWEEALDFEKQGAPFIQYSYARACNILKKAEEEGKWEPTQKIDPSLLTEDTEIDLIKKMASFDSIIDLCARDLKPHTIAIYARELADSFNQFYRFVPVVSAEEDNIRASRLALVNCAKIVLANALDTLGIGAPESM, encoded by the coding sequence TTGTTCCTCGAATTTAAAAAACAGGTTACTACGGCTCTTGAAAATGCCCTTGAATCTCTTGGTCTTGAAGCAGATGATCTGGGACTTGAGCCATCCCAGCACGCAGATATTGCTTCAAAGGTCGCTTTCAGGCTGGCTGCAAAGGCAAAGAGCAATCCAAAAGAGCTCGCTGAAAAAATAGTTGCTGCTATTGAATTACCGGAAGGTTCCCTTATAGGCGATATCAAAACCACAGGCCCTTACATCAACATAACTGCAGGACGTAATTATGTTGACAACACGGTAAACAGCATACTTGAAGAAAAAGAAGCTTTTGGCGGCAATTTCTGTCAGGGTAAGATACTGCTGGAACACACTTCAGCCAATCCGAATGGTCCTTTGCATGTTGGTCACATACGTAATTCCATAATTGGTGACACACTTGTACGTATACTCAAAAAGGCAGGCTATGAAGTTGAGACCCAGTACTATGTTAATGACATGGGTCGTCAGATAGCGATAGTCTCGTGGGCGCTCTCACTTTTTGAGTTCGACACCTCCAGGAAATCGGATCATTCAATAGCAGATGTTTACATCAAGGCAAACGCTCTTCTTAATGAAGATCCGGAAAAGGTTGCTGAAATAGACAAACGCATGCAGCTTGTGGAAAGTGGCGATGAAGAGACGATAAAGAGTTTTGATGAAGCTGTAGGTCTTGCAGTTTCAGGCATCAAGGAAACCCTTTTGCGTATGAATGTAAGCCATGACAGTTTTCCTCATGAATCCGGCTTCATTCGCTCAGGTGCGGTTTCCAGAATCGTTGAGGAGATAAAAGCAACCGGAAGAACTGAAGATGATAATGGTGCTCTGGTAGTAGACCTTTCAGATTACGGTTTTGAAAAGACACTAGTCATACAGCGCACAGATGGAACATCCCTATATACAACACGTGACCTCGCCTACCATGAGTGGAAAGGAGAACGTGCGGACAGGATGATCGATGTGCTTGGAGCAGACCATAAACTCATATCCGGGCAGCTCAAGGCAACTCTCAACGCCATCGGAAAACCTGAACCTGAAATTGTAATATTCGAGTTTGTCTCACTTCCGGAAGGTTCCATGAGTACCCGTCGCGGTAAGTTCATATCTGCTGATGACCTGCTTGACCAGATCGAGCAGCAGGCATATGTGGAAGTTGAGAAACGCAGACCGGAAATGACTGATGAGTTCAAGAAAGAAGTTTCCAGAATGGTCGGAATCGGTGCTGTCAGGTACGATATTGTGAAAGTATCTCCTGAGAAATCCACAGTTTTCAACTGGGAAGAAGCACTTGACTTTGAGAAACAGGGCGCTCCTTTCATACAGTATTCCTATGCCCGTGCCTGCAATATACTGAAAAAAGCAGAGGAAGAAGGCAAATGGGAACCTACCCAGAAGATCGATCCATCACTTCTTACTGAGGATACGGAAATTGACCTCATCAAGAAAATGGCATCCTTTGACAGCATCATAGACCTCTGTGCAAGGGATCTGAAACCACATACAATAGCAATCTATGCAAGGGAACTTGCAGATTCCTTCAACCAGTTCTACAGGTTCGTACCTGTAGTAAGTGCTGAGGAGGATAATATAAGGGCAAGCAGGCTGGCTCTGGTGAATTGTGCAAAGATCGTTCTTGCAAATGCCCTCGATACACTCGGTATCGGTGCACCTGAATCAATGTGA
- a CDS encoding ABC transporter permease produces the protein MVILETVLDATWEHIVLVYTTLFVSIAVSIPLAFASLYSKKLEFVVMKFANLVQAVPSFAVVAIMVPFLGIGFTPAVVAIMLRALLPIIKNTYIGLSNVDPALIDYAEGVGLSQWQIHRHIRLPNAYPAMFAGIKFAGILANSIAVLTAFIGSGGLGEIIFQGLIGYNTRTLLAGAIPAIMLAILIDISFTMLEKKVTPGYMKK, from the coding sequence ATGGTAATACTGGAAACGGTACTTGATGCCACATGGGAGCATATTGTTCTTGTCTATACCACACTATTTGTGAGCATAGCTGTTTCCATTCCTCTTGCTTTTGCATCACTCTACAGTAAGAAACTGGAATTTGTCGTGATGAAGTTTGCAAATCTTGTGCAGGCTGTTCCCAGTTTTGCTGTCGTTGCCATCATGGTCCCGTTCCTTGGAATTGGCTTCACTCCGGCAGTAGTTGCTATAATGTTACGTGCACTGCTCCCGATAATCAAGAACACGTACATCGGCCTGAGCAATGTTGACCCTGCGCTGATAGATTACGCAGAAGGTGTAGGCTTAAGCCAGTGGCAGATCCACAGGCATATAAGGCTACCAAATGCATATCCGGCAATGTTTGCGGGAATCAAGTTTGCAGGCATACTGGCCAACAGCATTGCAGTACTTACAGCTTTTATAGGAAGCGGAGGACTTGGGGAAATCATCTTTCAGGGACTTATTGGTTACAACACCCGAACTCTTCTGGCAGGTGCCATACCTGCGATTATGCTTGCGATATTGATAGATATCTCTTTTACAATGCTTGAGAAAAAAGTCACGCCGGGATACATGAAAAAGTAA
- a CDS encoding ABC transporter permease produces MLTLQVIANVWDKHLMTMRTIEHLQMFSIALLLSIIIGVTVGVFIYMRPKTANPVLNFLNIVETIPDLALIVLLLPILKLGAGPTIAACVLYSILPVARNTYTGLKGVDEQYTYVAHAIGLSPREALFKVRIPMSLPLIAGGIRIALVFCMGVVTLGGLVAAGGLGTVLQNGIQLYEKDAILVAGLWTGLLAVFLDGFAGIIEKKLHKRYGTW; encoded by the coding sequence ATGTTAACATTACAGGTCATTGCGAATGTATGGGACAAGCACCTGATGACAATGCGTACTATTGAGCATTTACAGATGTTCAGTATAGCTCTGCTGCTGTCCATCATTATTGGTGTTACTGTAGGTGTTTTCATATACATGAGACCAAAGACCGCAAATCCGGTGTTGAATTTCCTGAACATCGTTGAAACGATACCTGATCTTGCACTCATTGTGTTACTCCTTCCAATCCTGAAACTTGGTGCCGGTCCGACCATTGCAGCATGCGTGCTCTATTCCATCCTCCCGGTGGCAAGGAATACCTATACAGGCCTGAAAGGAGTGGACGAGCAATATACTTACGTTGCCCATGCCATTGGGCTTTCACCACGCGAAGCATTGTTCAAAGTGAGGATACCCATGTCATTACCGCTGATAGCAGGAGGCATCAGGATAGCACTTGTATTCTGCATGGGAGTTGTGACATTGGGAGGACTTGTTGCTGCAGGAGGACTCGGAACTGTACTGCAGAATGGTATCCAGCTCTATGAGAAAGATGCGATTCTTGTTGCAGGATTGTGGACTGGTCTTCTTGCTGTTTTCCTTGACGGCTTTGCAGGAATTATCGAAAAAAAGCTCCATAAGAGGTATGGTACATGGTAA
- a CDS encoding ABC transporter ATP-binding protein: MQTERLFDRIDSIQFKGITKKYGAGFAVKELDLEIQGGELLILIGPSGSGKTTTLRMMNRMIEQDSGSVTINGLDTREVDPVRLRRNIGYVIQNIGLFPHMTIEENIGLVPKLEGWDKNRIEERVRELLDFVSLPPDMFMDRYPRQLSGGQQQRVGLARAMAMDPPLFLMDEPFGALDPILRKQLQKEFLKIKNEINRTIVFVTHDIEEALILGDRIAIMDQAKLVQVGPPEELIFNPVNDLVSDIVDTQRKFKHMDTLNVKDLMSPFDEKYVFDGKMDACDAVEEMTTRDLETAFVFEEDKLLGQVTMIDLMKCRVKDQKLANVARPIKTFQPLNSVAFALSELKNSGEYLAIVMNSKHPIGILVSDEVLLKLI, from the coding sequence ATGCAAACCGAAAGACTATTTGACCGAATCGATTCTATCCAGTTCAAAGGAATCACCAAAAAGTATGGTGCCGGATTTGCAGTAAAAGAGCTGGACCTTGAAATACAGGGCGGAGAGCTCCTGATTCTCATCGGACCAAGCGGTTCGGGAAAGACCACCACGCTGAGAATGATGAACCGTATGATAGAGCAGGATTCCGGAAGTGTTACCATCAACGGGCTTGACACCCGTGAAGTTGACCCGGTCCGACTGCGCCGTAATATAGGTTATGTTATTCAGAATATTGGCCTTTTTCCCCATATGACGATCGAGGAAAACATAGGTCTTGTTCCAAAACTTGAAGGCTGGGATAAGAACAGGATAGAAGAGAGAGTTAGGGAACTGCTGGATTTTGTTTCTCTTCCACCAGACATGTTCATGGACAGATATCCGAGACAATTGAGTGGCGGACAACAGCAAAGGGTCGGACTTGCAAGAGCCATGGCAATGGACCCACCCCTGTTTTTGATGGATGAACCTTTTGGTGCACTGGACCCGATATTACGGAAACAGCTCCAGAAAGAGTTCCTTAAAATAAAGAATGAGATCAACCGGACAATCGTATTCGTGACCCATGATATCGAGGAAGCACTCATACTCGGAGACAGGATAGCCATAATGGACCAGGCAAAACTTGTACAGGTCGGCCCTCCTGAGGAATTAATCTTCAATCCTGTAAATGATCTTGTTTCTGATATTGTTGATACACAACGGAAATTCAAGCATATGGATACCCTTAACGTCAAGGACCTGATGTCTCCGTTTGATGAAAAGTATGTATTTGATGGAAAAATGGATGCCTGTGACGCTGTTGAAGAGATGACCACGAGGGATCTTGAAACTGCTTTTGTATTTGAAGAGGATAAACTTCTCGGACAGGTCACGATGATAGACCTTATGAAATGCAGGGTAAAAGATCAGAAACTAGCCAATGTGGCGAGGCCTATAAAAACATTCCAGCCACTGAATTCAGTTGCATTTGCACTTTCAGAATTGAAGAACAGCGGCGAATACCTTGCAATTGTGATGAATTCAAAACATCCCATTGGTATCCTTGTATCTGACGAAGTATTGCTGAAACTTATCTGA
- a CDS encoding glycine betaine ABC transporter substrate-binding protein: protein MRKTILITLVVIMTLFASGCTETPADTDVEKGTVVIGSKLFQESYILAHMTALVLEDAGYETDVKQGLGGTFVNYEALKAGQIDVYAEYTGTAYSQILNLSQLDNWDRQVVLDETEAGLLEQDGVMIVSNLGFEDAYAIAVKEDWAAENNITKISDLEPYAAEMTIGTDPEFATREDGLPRIKDVYGFEFNDYKQAVATVMYEAIKSDQVDAISAYTTDTRNEVFELRVLQDDKNALPPYDAILIVTEQFAEENPDAVDAMKKLDGAIDTDTMRQLNYQFDIEQKEPRDIAYQFLVDEGIIEG from the coding sequence ATGAGAAAGACTATACTGATAACGTTAGTTGTAATTATGACTCTTTTTGCCAGCGGATGTACTGAAACGCCTGCTGACACAGATGTAGAAAAAGGAACTGTTGTGATAGGGTCTAAACTCTTTCAGGAATCATACATTCTGGCACATATGACAGCTCTTGTGCTTGAGGATGCAGGATATGAAACCGATGTAAAGCAGGGTCTTGGTGGTACATTCGTCAATTATGAGGCATTGAAAGCCGGTCAGATAGACGTATATGCCGAGTACACCGGAACTGCGTACAGCCAGATACTAAACCTGAGCCAGCTTGATAACTGGGACAGGCAGGTCGTTTTAGATGAAACTGAAGCGGGTCTTCTGGAACAGGATGGTGTAATGATAGTAAGCAACCTTGGATTTGAAGATGCATACGCTATCGCAGTAAAAGAGGATTGGGCGGCAGAGAACAATATCACGAAGATAAGCGACCTTGAACCATACGCTGCAGAAATGACAATTGGAACTGATCCTGAATTTGCAACCCGTGAGGATGGTCTTCCACGCATAAAGGATGTTTACGGCTTTGAGTTCAATGATTATAAGCAGGCAGTAGCTACTGTAATGTACGAAGCCATCAAGAGTGACCAGGTAGATGCTATTTCCGCCTACACGACTGACACCAGGAATGAAGTATTCGAGCTCAGGGTACTTCAGGATGATAAGAACGCACTACCACCTTATGATGCTATCCTGATAGTGACAGAACAGTTCGCAGAGGAGAATCCTGATGCTGTTGATGCAATGAAAAAACTTGACGGTGCAATTGACACCGATACCATGAGACAGTTGAATTACCAGTTCGATATTGAGCAGAAGGAACCCAGAGATATTGCGTATCAGTTCCTTGTTGACGAAGGAATCATAGAGGGATAA